A stretch of the Apteryx mantelli isolate bAptMan1 chromosome 3, bAptMan1.hap1, whole genome shotgun sequence genome encodes the following:
- the MDH1 gene encoding malate dehydrogenase, cytoplasmic — MAEPVRVLVTGAAGQIAYSLLYSIAKGDVFGKEQPLVLVLLDITPMMTVLEGVVMELQDCALPLLREVISTDKEEVAFKDLDIAILVGSMPRREGMERKDLLKANVKIFKSQGAALDKYAKKTVKVVVVGNPANTNCLIASKSAPSIPKENFSCLTRLDHNRAKSQIALKLGVTANDVKNVIIWGNHSSTQYPDVNHAKVNVKGKEVGVYEAIKDDSWLKGDFILTVQQRGAAVIKARKLSSAMSAAKAICDHVRDIWFGTPAGEFVSMGVISDGNSYGVPEDLLYSFPVVIKDKTWKFVEGLPINDFSREKMDLTAKELTEEKETAVEFLSSA, encoded by the exons ATG GCTGAACCAGTCAGAGTCCTGGTgactggagctgctgggcagattGCTTACTCCCTGCTCTACAGCATTGCCAAGGGAGATGTCTTCGGCAAAGAACAG CCTCTTGTTCTTGTGCTGCTGGATATCACTCCCATGATGACTGTATTGGAAGGTGTAGTGATGGAGCTGCAGGATTGTGCTCTACCACTGCTGAGAG AGGTCATTTCAACAGACAAGGAGGAAGTTGCATTCAAAGATCTTGACATAGCAATTCTGGTTGGCTCCATGCCAAGAAGAGAGGGCATGGAGAGAAAGGATTTACTCAAAGCAAATGTGAAAATTTTCAAGTCTCAGGGTGCAGCCTTGGACAAGTATGCCAAAAAGACTGTCAAG gtTGTGGTAGTTGGGAATCCAGCAAATACTAACTGCCTGATTGCTTCAAAGTCAGCCCCCTCAATACCAAAGGAAAACTTCAGCTGTTTAACTCGCCTGGATCACAACAGAGCTAAATCTCAG ATTGCTCTGAAACTTGGTGTGACTGCTAATGATGTGAAGAATGTCATCATCTGGGGGAACCACTCCTCCACTCAATATCCAGATGTTAACCATGCAAAGGTGAAtgtgaaaggaaaggaagttGGAGTTTATGAAGCTATAAAAGATGACAGCTGGCTGAAGGGAGACTTTATCCTG ACTGTTCAGCAACGTGGAGCAGCTGTTATCAAGGCTAGGAAGCTGTCCAGTGCGATGTCAGCTGCCAAAGCTATCTGTGATCATGTGAGGGACATCTGGTTTGGCACTCCAGCG GGGGAATTTGTTTCCATGGGAGTCATTTCTGATGGCAATTCTTATGGTGTTCCTGAAGATTTGCTATATTCATTCCCTGTTGTAATTAAG GACAAGACCTGGAAGTTTGTTGAGGGTCTTCCTATTAATGATTTTTCTCGTGAGAAGATGGATCTGACTGCTAAAGAGTTAACTGAAGAGAAGGAGACTGCTGTGGAATTCCTTTCCAGTGCATGA